One genomic window of Quercus robur chromosome 6, dhQueRobu3.1, whole genome shotgun sequence includes the following:
- the LOC126689410 gene encoding imidazoleglycerol-phosphate dehydratase 1, chloroplastic, with protein sequence MELAATHRLLLLHQNPLLKPRVRVSHRPFTLTSNSISTVHHRQQLRMNMSKPISCSASAGDNGSTTTATTSPIGAVARIGEVKRVTKETNVSVKINLDGTGVAENNTGIPFLDHMLDQLASHGLFDVHVKATGDIHIDDHHTNEDVALAIGTAFLQALGDRKGINRFGDFSAPLDEALIHVALDLSGRPYLGYDLQIPTQRVGTYDTQLVEHFFQSLVNTSGMTLHIRQLAGRNSHHIIEATFKAFARALRQATESDPRRGGTVPSSKGVLSRS encoded by the exons ATGGAGCTAGCCGCAACtcatcgtcttcttcttcttcatcaaaacCCACTGCTCAAACCTAGGGTTAGGGTTTCTCACAGACCTTTCACTCTCACTTCAAACTCAATCTCAACAGTTCATCACCGCCAGCAACTGAGAATGAACATGTCGAAACCCATTTCATGCTCTGCTTCAGCTGGAGACAACGGCTCCACCACGACCGCAACCACTTCTCCAATCGGCGCtg TGGCTCGGATTGGAGAGGTGAAGAGGGTGACAAAAGAGACGAATGTGTCAGTGAAAATAAACTTGGACGGTACAGGTGTTGCTGAAAATAATACTGGGATTCCCTTCCTTGATCACATGTTGGAT CAACTTGCTTCGCATGGGCTGTTTGATGTGCATGTTAAGGCCACTGGTGATATCCACATTGACGACCATCACACAAATGAAGATGTTGCTCTTGCCATTGGAACG GCTTTTTTGCAGGCACTTGGTGATAGGAAAGGAATAAATCGGTTTGGTGACTTCTCAGCTCCTCTTGATGAAGCACTAATACATGTTGCACTG GATTTATCTGGCCGACCGTATTTAGGTTATGATTTGCAAATACCTACTCAGAGAGTTGGAACATATGACACTCAG TTGGTGGAGCACTTTTTCCAATCACTGGTGAATACTTCTGGCATGACACTCCACATCCGGCAG CTTGCTGGAAGAAACTCTCACCACATAATTGAAGCAACCTTCAAAGCTTTTGCAAGAGCTCTTCGGCAAGCAACAGAATCTGACCCTCGCCGTGGTGGGACTGTTCcaag TTCAAAAGGTGTGCTGTCCCGTTCTTGA
- the LOC126689411 gene encoding photosystem II D1 precursor processing protein PSB27-H2, chloroplastic: protein MEVFLAPKTCPSVLSKRIKNILKPDNEYKLQPRCHVVLSSQETTSSRRHIVVCTGVSLVTTLTFNYGLTPPAVWAEEKSNGQEEEDTGVIGAITSLFDPNEKTKSGKLLPKAYLKSAREVVKTLRDSLKEDPKDIAKFRRTADAAKESIREYLSNWRGQQTVVQEESYVVLEKAIRSLASFYSKAGPSAALPEEVKSEILDDLNAAEGSL, encoded by the exons ATGGAAGTTTTTCTTGCACCAAAGACTTGCCCCTCTGTACTGTCCAAAAGAATTAAGAACATATTGAAACCTGACAATGAGT ATAAACTGCAACCAAGGTGTCATGTTGTGCTATCCTCTCAAGAAACTACATCAAGTCGCCGGCATATTGTAGTGTGCACTGGTGTGTCATTGGTCACCACACTGACCTTCAACTATGGCTTGACACCACCGGCTGTTTGGGCTGAAGAAAAGTCAAATGGCCAAGAGGAAGAGGATACAGGAGTTATAGGGGCCATCACATCACTATTTGATCCCAATGAGAAAACTAAGTCTGGTAAATTGTTACCAAAGGCTTACTTGAAGTCAGCGAGAGAGGTTGTGAAGACACTGCGTGACTCCTTAAAGGAAGACCCAAAAGATATTGCTAAGTTTAGACGCACGGCAGATGCAGCAAAGGAGTCAATTCGAGAGTATTTGAGCAATTGGAGAGGACAACAAACTGTGGTTCAGGAG GAATCATATGTTGTGCTAGAGAAAGCTATTAGATCATTAGCCAGCTTCTACTCAAAGGCCGGCCCTTCTGCTGCTTTGCCAGAGGAGGTTAAGTCCGAGATATTAGATGACCTGAATGCGGCTGAGGGGTCCTTGTAA